From Cupriavidus oxalaticus:
AGCCGGGCATCGCCTACCAGATCCTGGGCCCGATCGCCGACGCCAACATCGACGTCGACATGATCATCCAGAACCAGTCCGTCGACGGCAAGACCGATTTCACCTTCACCGTGCCGCGCGCCGACTACCAGCGCGCGCTGGCGATCCTGGACGACGGCGTGAAGACGCATATCGGCGCCGGCAGCGTGTCGGGCGACCCGAAGGTGTCGAAGGTGTCGGTGGTGGGCGTTGGCATGCGTTCGCACGTGGGCATCGCCAGCAAGATGTTCCGCACGCTGTCGGAAGAGGGCATCAACATCCAGATGATCTCCACCTCGGAAATCAAGATCTCGGTGCTGATCGACGAGAAGTACATGGAACTGGCCGTGCGCGCCCTGCACAAGGCCTTCGAACTGGAACAGGCGTGATCCGTTCGTAAGCATTTTCTGGCGGCGCTGCAGATTTTGTGTTGAGTCATCGATTTTTCATTGACCAACCCGCGTGGCGTCGCTAGAATACGCGCTTCGTTGTGTGGCTCCCTCACACAACGCAAGTTTGGGAGACGTGGCCGAGAGGTCGAAGGCACTCCCCTGCTAAGGGAGCATCCGGGCCAAAACCTGGATCGAGGGTTCGAATCCCTCCGTCTCCGCCACTACATCTGTATTGGCGGCGGAACCCCGGAAGATCGCGGTCTTCCGGGGTTTTGTTTTTTGTGGCGCGTTTTTTGTGGCGCCGATATTTGCCGATCCGATATTCGCCGCGCCGTTCCCTGTGGCCCGCTGCATCGACCTGCCGGCGCCGTCATGCACCGCTACGTGCAATTATCCCGATACGCCTGCTGCAGCTCCTTGCGCGACTTGTCGCGCTCGACCTTCGGAATCGGCCGGCCCTGCGCGTTCTGCGTCGCCGAGGTGGTCGACTGGTACGTGCGCTTCTTCGGCGTGGCGTTGAACTGCTCTTTCAGCGATTCGCATTTGTCGCGCGTGATCTGGTCGGGGTCGAGTGTGGGAGCCGACGGCGGGCGGTAGGGATTGGCGCCTTCCTGCACGGCTTCCGAAATGGCACCTGCGGCGCCCCCCTTCGGCGGGGATTGCTGTGCCAGGGCTGTCGCGACGCTGCCCAGTGCCAGCAAGCCGGTCAGCAGCCATCTTGTCGATATCGGCATGTTGTCCCTCCTCGATTGCCGGGCAGCCGGCCGGCTTCCTAGAACCATCATATGTGCCGCGCCCGGAATTGCCAGAATCCGATGGCGCCGGTGCCGGCAGGGCGGGGCCGCCTGTCGGGGCTGGGAAGGGCGATGGCACGCCGCCCGGGCCACGATTTGCGTTCTGGCCTTGCCTGCCATAAACCTAGTTCAGGGACATGCCCGCAAGGGCTTCCAGGACTTCAGGAGAAGCCAATGAGTGTGCTGATGCTTTCGAACGTCGATATGGAAACCACCGACGACGAGATCCGCGACTTCCTCATCCGCTACGGCTTCCCGGCGTTCGACGAGCTCGAGCGACTGCCGGGGGATGGCTCGCGCCCGGCGGTGGCGGTGCATTTCAACGCGGTAGAGGACGCCGCGCTGCGGATGCTGCAGCCGCGCATCAACCATCTGTTCTGGAAGAAGCGCCAGGTTGAGGCAATGGTGCTCACGGAGCGCTTCGAATAGGCGGGAAGGACCTGCGGGCGCGACGACCCGCAGGCAGCAGGCCTGCGCCTGCGAAGTGCCGGCGCTTAGCCGACGAAGGCCTTCTCGAGCACGAAGTGGCCGGGCTCGCTCATATTGCCTTCCTCGAAGCCGCGCTCTTCCAGCATGACGCGGATTTCCTTGAGCATGTCGGGGCTGCCGCACAGCATCAGGCGGTCGTTCTCGGTCGAGAACGGGGGCACGCCCAGGCGCTCGAACAGTTCGCCCGACTCGATCAGCTCGGTGATGCGGCCGCGCGTGTGGAAGTCTTCGCGCGTGACGGTGGGGAAATAAACCAGCTTTTCGCGCACCATCTCGCCCAGGTACTCGTGCTCGGGCAGGTGCTCGTTCAGCAGTTGCTGGTAGGCCAGTTCATCGACATAGCGGCAGGTGTGGGTCAGCACGATCTTGTCGTAGCGGGCATACACCTCGGGATCGCGGATGATCGACAGGAACGGGGCCAGGCCGGTGCCGGTGGCCAGCAGCCACAGGGTCTTGCCGGGCAGCAGGTTTTCGACCAGCAGCGTGCCGGTGGGCTTCTTGCCGACAAAAATCTGGTCGCCTTCGCGCAGGTGTTGCAGGCGCGACGTCAGGGGGCCATCCGGCACCTTGATGCTGAAGAATTCCAGGGTTTCTTCATAGTTGGCGCTGGCGATGCTGTAGGCACGCAGCAGCGGGCGGCCATTGACTTCCAGGCCGACCATGGCGAACTGGCCGTTTTCGAAGCGGAAACCCGGGTCGCGCGTGCAGGTGAAGCTGAACAGCGTGTCGGTCCAGTGGTGAACGGAGAGGATGGATTGCTGGTAGAGGTTGCTCATCGGAGGAAACGCCAAGGCCCGCGGGCAAGCCGCCGGGGAGGATGGTGACCGGACATGTGCGCCTGTCGGCAGTTACCGGCAAAGGCGGCGGATCACGGGAACGCAATGATCCACTTCGACGCGTATTGTAAAACGGCAGCGGCCGGCGTGCCCGGGCCACGTCGACGGGACCCCGCCCGGGATAGGGTTATGCGCAGTGATGAAATCCGGGGTTTCAATTCTGAAACCCGTATGCCGGGTTTGCGGCGCGAAATCCTCGCAAATCAACCAAATCCGGTATGGCCCGCTTTTTGCGCTCCGAGACCCGCCGCACGTCCAGCCGTCGTGCCGGCAAAGCTGCCGTGACCCGACGATCGCATTGCGTTGCAGGGCAGGCGCCCTTGGTCTTGAACAGGAATGCACCGCGATGTACTACGGAACGAATGCAGCCGGCGCAGCTGGCGCAGAAAGCCGCGCGCTTGCCGCAGATGACAGCCAGCCACGTGCCGGCCGCCACCACGACGATCGTTGCGGCGGCAAGCCGGCGCCACAGCGTACCAACTGGGCCTGGGCGGCCGTGGCCAGGCATGACGACTGGATGGATTCACACAGCCCGTTTGCGCAGTTTGCGCATTTCGACTAGCCGCCGCCCACGGCACCTGCCGTGGCGCGGTCCCTTCGAATGACCCGAGCCGCCGTGCTGCCTGCGCGGCGTTTCGGTTGCCCTCAGTTTCCTTGTGCGTGCCATGAACTACGCTCCCATCAAATCGCTGCTGATTGCCAACCGTTCCGAGATCGCGATCCGCGTCATGCGGGCCGCCGCCGAGATGAATATCCGGACCGTGGCGATCTACTCCAAGGAAGACCGCCTCGCCCTCCATCGCTTCAAGGCCGACGAGAGCTACCTGGTCGGCGAGGGCAAGAAGCCGCTGGCGGCCTATCTCGATATCGAAGACATCCTGCGCATCGCGCGCCATGCGAAGGTCGATGCGATCCATCCGGGCTATGGCTTCCTGTCGGAGAATCCGGACTTCGCGCAGGCCGTGATCGATGCCGGCATCCGCTGGATCGGCCCGTCGCCCGAGGTCATGCGCCGCCTCGGCAACAAGGTGGCCGCGCGCAATGCGGCGATCGAGGCGGGCGTGCCGGTGATGCCGGCCACCGACCCGCTGCCGCACGACCTGGAGGCCTGTAAGCGCCTGGCCGCGGGCATCGGCTATCCGCTGATGCTCAAGGCCAGCTGGGGCGGCGGCGGGCGCGGCATGCGCATCCTGGAGAGCGAGCAGGACCTGGAAGGCTCGCTGGCCGCGGCGCGGCGCGAGGCGCTGGCCGCGTTCGGCAACGACGAGGTCTATGTCGAGAAGCTGGTGCGCAACGCGCGCCACGTCGAAGTGCAGGCGCTCGGCGACACGCATGGCAACCTGGTGCACCTGTACGAGCGCGACTGTACCGTGCAGCGCCGCAACCAGAAGGTGGTGGAGCGCGCGCCCGCGCCGTACCTTGACGATGCCGGCCGTGCCGAGCTGTGCGAGGCGGCGATGCGGCTGATGCGCGCGGTCGGGTATTCCCATGCCGGCACGGTCGAGTTCCTGATGGACGCCGATTCCGGCCAGTTCTATTTCATCGAAGTCAATCCGCGCATCCAGGTCGAGCACACGGTCACCGAGATGGTCACCGGCGTCGATATCGTCAAGGCGCAGATCCGGATCACGGAAGGCGGCTATCTCGGCATGACCGAGAACACGCGCAACGAGAACGGCGACATCGTCGTGCGCGCCGCGGGCGTGCCGGTCCAGCAGGATATCCATCTGAACGGCCACGCGCTGCAGTGCCGGATCACGACCGAGGATCCCGAGAACGGCTTCCTGCCAGACTACGGCCGTCTCACCGCGTATCGCAGCGCCGCCGGCTTCGGCGTGCGGCTGGATGCCGGCACCGCCTATGGTGGCGCGGTAATTACGCCGTACTACGACTCGCTGCTGGTCAAGGTCACTACCTGGGCGCCGACCGCGCCCGAGTCGATCCGCCGCATGGACCGCGCGCTGCGCGAGTTCCGCATCCGCGGCGTGGCCTCCAACCTACAGTTCCTGGAGAACGTCATCAACCATCCGGCGTTCCGCGCCGGCGACGTCACCACGCGCTTTATCGACAAGACGCCGGAGCTGCTTGAATTCACCAAGCGCCTGGACCGTGCCACCAAGCTGCTGCGCTATCTCGGCGAGATCTGCGTCAACGGGCACCCGGAAATGGCCGGCCGCACGCTGCCGCCGTTGCCGCTGCCGGCAGCGGTGCTGCCCGCGGTCGACAACAGCAAGCCGCTGCCGTACGGCACGCGCGACCGCCTGCGCGAGCTTGGCGCCGAGAAGTTCTCGCGCTGGATGCTCGAGCAGAAGCAGGTGCTGCTGACCGACACCACTATGCGCGACGCGCACCAGTCGCTCTTTGCCACGCGCATGCGCACCGCCGACATGCTGCCGATCGCGCCGTTCTATGCACGCGAGCTGTCGCAGCTGTTCTCGCTGGAGTGCTGGGGCGGCGCGACCTTCGACGTGGCGCTGCGCTTCCTCAAGGAAGACCCGTGGCAGCGCCTGGAGCAATTGCGCGAGCGCGTGCCCAACGTGCTGTTCCAGATGCTGCTGCGCGGCTCCAATGCCGTCGGCTATACCAACTATGCGGACAACGTGGTGCGCTTCTTCGTGCGCCAGGCCGCCAGCGCCGGCGTGGACGTGTTCCGCGTGTTCGACTCGCTCAACTGGGTGCGCAATATGCGCGTGGCGATCGATGCGGTGGGCGAAAGCGGCGCGCTGTGCGAAGGCGCGATCTGCTATACCGGCGACCTGTTCGACAAGTCGCGCGCCAAGTACGACCTGAAGTACTACGTCGGTATCGCGCGCGAGCTGCAGCAGGCCGGCGTGCATGTGCTGGGCATCAAGGACATGGCGGGCATCTGCCGTCCGCAGGCGGCGGCCGCGCTGGTCAAGGCGCTCAAGGAAGAGACCGGGCTGCCGGTGCATTTCCATACGCACGACACCAGCGGCATCTCGGCAGCGTCGGCGCTGGCGGCGATCGAGGCCGGCTGCGATGCGGTGGACGGCGCGCTCGACGCCATGAGCGGGCTGACCTCGCAGCCCAACCTGTCGAGCATCGCCGCGGCGCTGGCCGGCAGCGAGCGCGATCCGGGCCTGAGCCTGGAGCGCCTGCACGAAGCCTCGATGTACTGGGAAGGGGTGCGCCGCTACTACGCGCCGTTCGAATCCGAGATCCGCGCCGGCACCGCCGACGTGTACCGGCACGAGATGCCCGGCGGCCAGTACACCAACCTGCGCGAGCAGGCGCGCTCGCTCGGCATCGAGCATCGCTGGACCGAGGTGTCGCAGGCATACGCCGAGGTCAACCAGATGTTCGGCGATATCGTCAAGGTGACGCCGACCTCCAAGGTGGTCGGCGACCTGGCCCTGATGATGGTGGCCAATGACATGAGCGCCGCGGACGTGTGCGACCCGGGCAAGGAAATCGCTTTCCCCGAGTCGGTGGTGTCGCTGTTTAAGGGCGAGCTGGGCTTCCCGCCCGACGGCTTTCCCGCGGGACTGTCGCGCAAGGTGCTGCGCGGCGAACCGCCCGCTCCGTACCGGCCCGGCGACCAGATTCCGCCGGTCAACCTCGATGCCGCGCGTGCCGCCGCGGAAGCGGCCTGCGAGGAGCCGCTCGACGACCGCCAGCTGGCGTCTTATCTGATGTACCCGAAGCAGGCGGTGGACTACCACGCGCATGTGCGCAACTACAGCGACACCTCGGTGGTGCCGACGCCGGCATTCCTGTACGGCCTGCAGCCGCAGGAAGAAGTGGCCATCGACATCGCCGCGGGCAAGACGCTGCTGGTCTCGCTGCAGGGCACGCATCCCGATGCGGAGGAAGGCCGCATCAAGGTCCAGTTCGAGCTGAACGGGCAATCGCGCACGGCGCTGGTCGAGCAGCGCATCACCACGCAGGCGGCATCCGCGCGCCAGAGCCGTCCGGTGGCCGAGCCCGACAATCCGCTGCATATCGCCGCGCCGATGCCGGGTTCGATCGTGACCGTGGCCGTGCAACCGGGGCAGCGCGTGGCCGCGGGCACGACGCTGCTGGCGCTGGAGGCGATGAAGATGGAAACCCATATCGCCGCCGACCGCGACTGCGAGATCGCCGTGGTGCATGTGAAGCAGGGCGACCGGGTGGCGGCGAAGGACCTGCTGATCGAGCTGAAGCCGGCGCAGTGACGTGGCTGGCGCCGCGGCAGCGCGGCGTCAGGGCAGCGCCCGCGCCATGCTCTGCGCAGCCTGCGCGATGCGTTGCGCCAGCAGCGTGGCCGCCGCCTGGCGGCTATGGTGCGGACGCTCCACCAGCCCGATCTCGCGATGGAAGGTGTCATCGCCGAGGCTGAGCGCCGCCACGCCTTTCGGCCATGCCGTCGTGCCGGTGATCGGCACCAGCGCGACGCCAAGGCCGCGCTGCACCAGCTGCGCGATGCCCTGCAAGTCGTCCAGTTCGATCGCGTCCCTGACCGGGATACGCGCACGGCGCAGGAACTGGTCGACCACGCGCCCGCCAAACGAGCCGCGGTCATAGCGGATAAACGGCTCGCTCTCCAGCAACTCGCGCCATGGCCGCTTGCCTTGGGCGCGAGGGACCAGCAGCACGAACGGTTCGGCCAGCAGCGTGCGCCACTGCAGGTCGGAAGGCAACGCGAACGGCGGCCTGATCATCACCGCGATATCGATTTCGCCCGAATCGACCTGGCCCAGCAGGTTCAGCGACACGCCCGGCACCAGCTTGATTCGGTATCCCGGCATCTCATGCCGGAAGCTGGCCAGCGCATCGGCAAGGAACGAGACATGGACCGATGCGATGGCGCCGATGCGGACCAGCCCGGTGCGCGGGCTGCCCGCATGGCGGCCGAGCCTGGCATACACGGCCATCAGTTCTTCGGCAACCGCCAGCGTTTCGCGGCCATCGGCATTGAGCACGGCCGCGCGGCCCGTGCGATCGAACAGTGCAAAGCCCAGTTCCTGTTCCAGCCGCTGGATCTGTGCGCTGACCGCCGATTGCGTCAGCCCGATATGGGCGGCCGCGTTGGCAAAGGTGCCGTAGCGGACCACCGCGAGGAAAGTCTGAAGTTCGCGCAGCATCGCGATAGATCGAAATAATTGTTGCTCAGGGCAAAAATATATCGCTTTTCATGGTGAATGGCGATGCTTAGACTAAGCGGACGATGGCGGTTGCAGGCCCTGGTTGCAGGCCCTGGTTACAGGCCTCAAGAGCCGCCGCCAGATTTATTCCCCACTAGGCTTCACTCAGCCCGAGCCCATGACTACTACCGCCCCCCGCATTCCTCCCTTCCATCTCGCCTTTCCCGTGCGCGACCTTGCCGAGGCGCGCGCATTCTATGGCGGGCTGCTCGGCTGCCCGGAAGGGCGCAGCTCGCCTGACTGGATCGATTTCAACTTCTTCGGCCACCAGATCGTGGCGCACCTGGCGCCGGAGGAAGTCGGCCACAGCAAGACCAGCGCGGTCGATGGCGACCAGGTGCCGGTGCGGCACTTCGGCGCGGTGCTGTCGATTCCCGAATGGGAGGCGATGGCAGAAAGGCTGCGGGCGGCAGGCGTCGAGTTCATCATCGAACCCCACATCCGCTTCAAGGGCGAGCCTGGCGAACAGGCCACCATGTTCTTCCTGGACCCGTCGGGTAATGCGCTGGAGATCAAGGCCTTCGCTGACCTGTCGTCGTTGTTCGCCAAGTAGGGCGGAGACCATCAGCCGCTGAATGTGCGCCCTGCTTGCACAAGCGCATCGTTCCAGCGGCAGGACACTGCGATGCGCCGGCGCTGTCTACCGCAGCTGGCACGCGACACCTATGATCGATCCATCAACTGGCGCCGGCCGCCTCGGCAGGATCCCGCGCATCGCGGGCTGTCCCGGCCGGCACTTCCGGAGATCGACATGAAGCGCATCCTGGGTGTCTACAGCGCACCGCGTTCGCACTGGACCGGAGACGGCTTTCCGGTGCGTTCGATGTTCTCTTACCAGAGCCATGGCAGGCAGCTCAGCCCGTTCCTGCTGCTGGACTACGCCGGCCCGGCGGACTTTACGCCGACGCAGGCGCCACGCGGCGTGGGCCAGCATCCGCACCGGGGCTTCGAGACGGTGACGATCGTCTACAAGGGCGAAGTAGCCCGCGCGGGTAAGAAGAGAAAAGGGCCCCGCGGGGCCCTGGCGGGAACTGCGATGTCGGGCAACTTACTGCACGTTGCCCGCGACCGCGATCACCTGGCCGGTGATGTAGTTCGAATCCGGCGAGCAGAACAGGTACACGCCGCCTGCCGCCTCCTCCGGCGTGCCGCCGCGGCCGAGCGGGTTGCGCTGGGCATGCGACTTGAGCATTTCAGGGTTCAGGCCGACGCGGATCTCGCGGCCTTCGATGTTGACCGTGGCACCGGCATGCGCGTCGGCCGAGGTCATGCGGGTGTGGATCAGGCCGAAGGCCACCGCATTCACGTTGACGTTGAAGCGGCCCCATTCGCGCGCCATCGCACGGGTCATGCCGATCACGCCAGCCTTGGCGCCGGAGTAGTTGATCTGGCCGGCGTTGCCGTTCAGGCCGGATGTCGACGAGATATTGACAATCTTGCGGTACACCTCGCGGCCGGCTTCCTTGTCGGCTGCGGCAAGCGCCTTGATATGCGGGTAGGCGGCGCGCAGGATGCGGAACGGCGCGGTCATGTGGCAATCCAGGATGGCGTACCACTGCTCGTCGCTCATCTTCTGCACCACGTCGTCCCAGGTGAAGCCGGCGTTGTTGACGATGATGTCGATGCTCTGGAAGCTGCTCATCGCCGTGTTGATGAAGCGGTCGGCAAAATCCGGCGCGGTCACGTTGCCCACGCACGCCACCGCCTCAACGCCCATCGCCTTCAGCTCCTCCACCGTCTGCTGCGCCGGTTCGGCGTCGAGGTCGTTGATGACCAGGCGCGCGCCCTCGCGTGCCAGGCGCCTGGCGATCGCATTGCCGATGCCGCGGCCCGAACCGGTGACCAGTGCCACCTTGCCTTCAAGTGCTCCCATTGCTGACTCCTTAGTGCTCGATCTCGTGCTCGATTGGATTTACAGGGCGACGACGGCGTCGCCGAGGATCTTGGTTTCGCCGTACTGGTTGGCGGTCTGGATTTCCAGCTTGATGCGCCGCTCTTTGCCATCCGGACCATCCACTTCCAGCTTTTCCACCACGCGGCCGCTGCAGGTGATGCGATGGCCCAGGTGCGTGATGCCGACGAAGCGCACGCCGAACTGGCGCAGCTGGCGCTGGTCGACCCACTGCGTCAGCAGGCGGCCGAGGTAGGCCATCGACAGCATGCCGTGCGCGAACACGTCGGGCATGCCGGCCTTGCGCGCGTAGTCGATGTCGATGTGGATGGCGTTGTGGTCGTTCGACGCGCCGGCGAACAGTGCCAGCGTGGTGCGGTTGACCGGTTCCAGCGTCAGCGGTGGCAGCGTGTCGCCCACCTTGACCTGGTCGAAGCTCAGTTTGCTCATGTGGGGTCTCCGTTCAGCCGTTGCGTTGCACCAGCACGCTGCGCAGGTCGGCTACGTGCTCGCCGTCCTGGTTGCTTACGCGTGTTTCGCGCACCACGAACTCCAGCGCGCCGTTTTTCTTGTCGTAGATGTCGGCGATAGTGGTCTTGAAATGCAGCGTGTCGCCCGCGTACGCCATGCGGTGGTAAGCAAAGGACTGCTCGCCATGCAGGATGCGCGACGGCACGATGCCGACCTCGTCCCGCCACGCATTGGACGGCTGCGACAGCTCGAGCGAGAACAGGAAGGTAGGCGGCAGCGGCAGGCCGGGATGGCCGGCGTCGCGCGCCGCCGCTTCATCGATATAGACCGGATCGGCCTGCCCGGTGGCCTTGGCGAAGAAGCGCAGCTGGCTCGCCGGCGCGGAGGTGCGGAAGTCCGCAATCACCTTGCCGATGTGTTTCTTGTCGATCATGGATAGTCTCCTGTGATTGCGCGCACTCAGGCGTGCTTCTGGTACAGGGTCACCACGCAGGCGCCGCCCAGCCCCAGGTTGTGCGTCAGCGCCAGCCGGGCGCCTTCCACCTGGCGCTTGTCGGCGGTGCCGCGCAGCTGCTTGACCATCTCGAAACACTGCGCCAGCCCGGTGGCGCCCAGCGGGTGTCCCTTGGACAGCAATCCGCCCGACGGGTTGACCACCCACTTGCCGCCGTAGGTGTTGTCGCCGTCGTTGACCAGCTGCTCGGCGCCGCCTGCCTCGCACAGGCCCAGGCCTTCGTAGGTCAGCAGTTCGTTCTGCGCGAAGCAGTCGTGCAGCTCGATCACGTCGATGTCCTGCGGGCCGACGCCGGCCTGCTCGTACACCTGCTGCGAACCCTCGCGGGTCATGTCAAAGCCGACCACGCGGATCATGTCGCGCGCGTCGTAGGTGCTGGGGCGGTCGGTGGTCAGGGACTGGCCGGCGATCAGCACATCGGTCTTCAGTCCCTTCCTGCGCGCGAATTCCTCCGACACCACGATGGCGGCCGCCGCGCCGCAGGTCGGCGGGCACGCCATCAGGCGCGTCAGCACGCCTTCCCACAGCGCCGGCGCGGCCAGCACTTCCTCGGTGCTCATGACGTTGCGGAACACGGCCAGCGGGTTGTGGGCGGCATGGCGGCTGGCCTTGGCGCGGATCTTCGCGAAGGTCTCGAGCCTGGTGCCGTACTTGTCCATGTGGGCCTTGCCTGCGCCTCACGATCAGGCTGACGCCGCGCGAGCCGGCGCCCGGGTCGGTCTTGCAGACCATGATGATCAGGTCGGCGTTCAGGCCGTTGGAGATGAAGGTCTTGCTGCCGTTGATGACGTATTCGTCGCCCTCGCGGATCGCGGTGGTGCGGATCGCCTTGAGGTCGCTGCCAGTGCCCGGTTCGGTCATGCCGATGGCCAGGATGTATTCGCCCGAGCAGACCTTGGGCAGCCAGCGCTGCTTCTGTTCCTCGTTGCCGATGCGGGCAATGTACGGCGCAATGATGTCGGAGTGCACGCCGAAGCCGGGGCCGCTGATGCCGGCGCGCGCCTGCTCTTCGTTGAAGATGGCGGAGTGCCCGAAGTCGCCGCCGCCGCCGCCGTATTCAGTCGGCAGCGTCACGCACAGCAGGCCCTCGCGGCCGGCCTTGAGCCAGGTTTCGCGGTCGACCTTGCCGGCCTTGTCCCACTCGGCCTGCCGGGGCAGGCATTCGCGCTCAAGGAAGCGGCGCACCGTGGTGCGGAACATCTCGTGGTCGTCGCGGAAGATCGTGCGTTGGATTTCCATGGAGGTCTCCGGATGTCAGCCGTGCGGTCCGCGGCCTGACAGGTTTTCTGGGAATGCGGTTCGGGCACAGGTCGCCGGCTGGTTGCGGGCCGGGCCACTGGCATGTCGCTAAGGTACTGGGGGGAGGGGGGACGCGAACACCACCCGCTTCAGGTGGTGGGTGGGCGCGGGTTGCCGCCCCGGAGGGTGGGGAGGAGGAGCGGTATCAGGCCCGTGCCGAGGGGCGGGAGAGTGCCCTCGGACGCGCCTGAGCGGTGTCAGCGCGCCCCGTCGGGCGGCTGGCCGCCCTGGCCGAGTTCGCGGTCGCGCACGCGCGCCACGGCCTCGTCGCGGCTGCTCACGCCGAGCTTGCGGAAGATGTTGCGCAGGTGCCATTTCACCGTCTCCGGCGACAGCCCCAGCGTGCGTGCGATCTTCTTGTTGGGCAGCGCCTGGCCGAGCAGGCGCACCACGTCGGCCTCGCGCTCGCTCAGTTCTTCTGTGCGGCCTTCTGCCAGTCCCGCGGAGGTTGCGCCGGCTGCCGCCGCGCCGGCCGGCGCCGGCTCCGGCACGGCCTGCTGCAGCCGCTCGATGTAGAACGCCAGCACCGGGTCGAGCCCGGGGGTGCCGGCGATGTCGTCAACCTGCCGCATCGAGCCGGGGGAGGCGTCGATCAGGCTGCGCATCAGCCCGAGCCGGTGCCCGCGGCGCAGGCCTTCGAGCGCATGTTCGTGCGCGGCGGCCGGATCGCCGCGGCGCGTGGCGACCACCGCGGCCAGCATGTGCAGCTGCGCCACGTGGCGCTGCCAGCCGCGCCCCTCGCAATAGGCGATCAGCGGTGCCAGCCGCATCCAGGCGGCGCGCAGATCGTCATGCGCCAGGCTGGCCATCACGTGGGCGCGCTCGGTCACCATGTGGATCGCGTCGAGGAAGCCGCGCGGCGCGGCGCGGTGGCGCACGGCAATGGCGTCGAGCCGCGCCAGCACCGCTTCGGCCGTGGCAAGGTCACCGCCGGCCAGGTGCAGGCGGACCTGGCTGGACAGGCTCTGGGCCACCAGCCGGTCCAGGCCCTGCTGCGTGCCGTAGTCCTCCAGCCGCTCCAGCTGGGCGAAGGCATCGAGCCGGTGGCCGATGATCCAGTGCGCCGCGGCCAGCACGGTATGCACGCGCAGCACGGAATCCGGGATCGATACGCGCTCCATCACGTCGACGCGGTCTTCGAGCAGCTTGCGCGCGGCGTCCAGGTCGTTGTGCTCGTACAGCACTTCGCCCAGCAGTGCGGCGGCAAAGTACTCCGGCTCGGCGCCCGCGCCGCCGTGCCCCACCAGTTCGACTTCGCGCAGCACGTCGCGGCTGATGCGCTCGACCTGCGTCACGTTGCCTTCCATCGCATGGCTGAAGCCGATCAGGCAGCGGCCATTGAGCATGCCGCTGGCGGTGCCCAGCAGCGGCACGCCGTCGACCAGCAGCGGCGGCGTTTCGGCGTGGATGGCGCGCGCGCGCTCGTAGTCGCCAAGGTGCATGTACAGCAGCGACAGCAGGTTATTGCGCGAGCCCAGGTAGAAGGGCGCGATGTCCGCCG
This genomic window contains:
- a CDS encoding RNA-binding protein, which translates into the protein MSVLMLSNVDMETTDDEIRDFLIRYGFPAFDELERLPGDGSRPAVAVHFNAVEDAALRMLQPRINHLFWKKRQVEAMVLTERFE
- a CDS encoding ferredoxin--NADP reductase, which translates into the protein MSNLYQQSILSVHHWTDTLFSFTCTRDPGFRFENGQFAMVGLEVNGRPLLRAYSIASANYEETLEFFSIKVPDGPLTSRLQHLREGDQIFVGKKPTGTLLVENLLPGKTLWLLATGTGLAPFLSIIRDPEVYARYDKIVLTHTCRYVDELAYQQLLNEHLPEHEYLGEMVREKLVYFPTVTREDFHTRGRITELIESGELFERLGVPPFSTENDRLMLCGSPDMLKEIRVMLEERGFEEGNMSEPGHFVLEKAFVG
- a CDS encoding pyruvate carboxylase, which encodes MNYAPIKSLLIANRSEIAIRVMRAAAEMNIRTVAIYSKEDRLALHRFKADESYLVGEGKKPLAAYLDIEDILRIARHAKVDAIHPGYGFLSENPDFAQAVIDAGIRWIGPSPEVMRRLGNKVAARNAAIEAGVPVMPATDPLPHDLEACKRLAAGIGYPLMLKASWGGGGRGMRILESEQDLEGSLAAARREALAAFGNDEVYVEKLVRNARHVEVQALGDTHGNLVHLYERDCTVQRRNQKVVERAPAPYLDDAGRAELCEAAMRLMRAVGYSHAGTVEFLMDADSGQFYFIEVNPRIQVEHTVTEMVTGVDIVKAQIRITEGGYLGMTENTRNENGDIVVRAAGVPVQQDIHLNGHALQCRITTEDPENGFLPDYGRLTAYRSAAGFGVRLDAGTAYGGAVITPYYDSLLVKVTTWAPTAPESIRRMDRALREFRIRGVASNLQFLENVINHPAFRAGDVTTRFIDKTPELLEFTKRLDRATKLLRYLGEICVNGHPEMAGRTLPPLPLPAAVLPAVDNSKPLPYGTRDRLRELGAEKFSRWMLEQKQVLLTDTTMRDAHQSLFATRMRTADMLPIAPFYARELSQLFSLECWGGATFDVALRFLKEDPWQRLEQLRERVPNVLFQMLLRGSNAVGYTNYADNVVRFFVRQAASAGVDVFRVFDSLNWVRNMRVAIDAVGESGALCEGAICYTGDLFDKSRAKYDLKYYVGIARELQQAGVHVLGIKDMAGICRPQAAAALVKALKEETGLPVHFHTHDTSGISAASALAAIEAGCDAVDGALDAMSGLTSQPNLSSIAAALAGSERDPGLSLERLHEASMYWEGVRRYYAPFESEIRAGTADVYRHEMPGGQYTNLREQARSLGIEHRWTEVSQAYAEVNQMFGDIVKVTPTSKVVGDLALMMVANDMSAADVCDPGKEIAFPESVVSLFKGELGFPPDGFPAGLSRKVLRGEPPAPYRPGDQIPPVNLDAARAAAEAACEEPLDDRQLASYLMYPKQAVDYHAHVRNYSDTSVVPTPAFLYGLQPQEEVAIDIAAGKTLLVSLQGTHPDAEEGRIKVQFELNGQSRTALVEQRITTQAASARQSRPVAEPDNPLHIAAPMPGSIVTVAVQPGQRVAAGTTLLALEAMKMETHIAADRDCEIAVVHVKQGDRVAAKDLLIELKPAQ
- a CDS encoding LysR family transcriptional regulator: MLRELQTFLAVVRYGTFANAAAHIGLTQSAVSAQIQRLEQELGFALFDRTGRAAVLNADGRETLAVAEELMAVYARLGRHAGSPRTGLVRIGAIASVHVSFLADALASFRHEMPGYRIKLVPGVSLNLLGQVDSGEIDIAVMIRPPFALPSDLQWRTLLAEPFVLLVPRAQGKRPWRELLESEPFIRYDRGSFGGRVVDQFLRRARIPVRDAIELDDLQGIAQLVQRGLGVALVPITGTTAWPKGVAALSLGDDTFHREIGLVERPHHSRQAAATLLAQRIAQAAQSMARALP
- a CDS encoding VOC family protein, with the protein product MTTTAPRIPPFHLAFPVRDLAEARAFYGGLLGCPEGRSSPDWIDFNFFGHQIVAHLAPEEVGHSKTSAVDGDQVPVRHFGAVLSIPEWEAMAERLRAAGVEFIIEPHIRFKGEPGEQATMFFLDPSGNALEIKAFADLSSLFAK
- a CDS encoding SDR family NAD(P)-dependent oxidoreductase, with the protein product MGALEGKVALVTGSGRGIGNAIARRLAREGARLVINDLDAEPAQQTVEELKAMGVEAVACVGNVTAPDFADRFINTAMSSFQSIDIIVNNAGFTWDDVVQKMSDEQWYAILDCHMTAPFRILRAAYPHIKALAAADKEAGREVYRKIVNISSTSGLNGNAGQINYSGAKAGVIGMTRAMAREWGRFNVNVNAVAFGLIHTRMTSADAHAGATVNIEGREIRVGLNPEMLKSHAQRNPLGRGGTPEEAAGGVYLFCSPDSNYITGQVIAVAGNVQ
- a CDS encoding MaoC family dehydratase gives rise to the protein MSKLSFDQVKVGDTLPPLTLEPVNRTTLALFAGASNDHNAIHIDIDYARKAGMPDVFAHGMLSMAYLGRLLTQWVDQRQLRQFGVRFVGITHLGHRITCSGRVVEKLEVDGPDGKERRIKLEIQTANQYGETKILGDAVVAL